DNA sequence from the Perca fluviatilis chromosome 4, GENO_Pfluv_1.0, whole genome shotgun sequence genome:
ATGGGGGTTGGGCTAAAAGGTGAATTATACTAGCCGCATCCAAGATGGCGCGCGCCATCGTaacgtcaaaatgacataatatCCTGCCGGCGCGCCCGATTTATGGCGAGGTCGTGCATAgctcttttttttcagcagcgCGCGACAAAACGGAAACAGGTGGCCTGAACGAGTTCGTCGACAACcagatgccaggactctcagagtgactgcaagtctctctggtaaacttactgggttaagatgagttcttttatagtgaatgaaaggcttgatctgaCTAAGTAGGTCAtcatgtttacctttttcttcttctagtctgtaGAAAGAGCAACATCGGTAGCCTTTGCTCGTTAGcaccacctctgttcaggagaagactgcaactagtgtcgcgagcaccagcgcaggtataaatagtcacggctatttcatgacgtcacatatgcacgcgccagctgggctgcggttactgtaaaacacgctttaatgtgggcggagctaaacgtttgactccgcgCGGGCGCCATCTGGTGGCGGAGATCAGGCAGCACATTCTTAAACGGCAGattataatatgatatatattagatatatatagattataataaaaaatgatatttgaattataaaaaaggaaaagaacaacggggACAGCAAACGTCACACGCGGAAACGATCTTCGGTCTCCGGGGTGATTGTCCTGTGTTTTTCCCTCAGACACACATTCTTCCTCTTCCGGTTGCTATTGGGCAAGTGtgcggagtcaaacgtttagctccacccacgtcgagccactcctcgatctgcgtactgcagtcagggcgTACtcgatcgggtagcggatctgtagttcgaatgagacataatgagacattatatatattatatatgatacgacagcggtaatggacaattccgcttccaacctgtaagGGGActgaagcgggaaaagtgcttcagtgttgctttaataaGCCTGCATGTGAGGTAGGAAGGGGAGCCAAATTTGAATAGCGTAGCTCATGAAGATAACGAGCCTTTGCCTTGGCCCGGATCCTTCGAGACAAAGAGCAAAGCAGCACCTAGTGGAAGAGGGGTCATCTGGCAAAATAGTTGAACCTGGCTCAATTTTTGCCGAAACGCAACATCACATTCCTGTAGGATTACTTAGTAACGAGAATGCCAAATTTCTACCGTTTACCTCGCGATTGTAGTGAGGAAAGATAAATAGTTGCTGCCATGATAACTTTCCAGGTTTGAAAAACTGTCTGTGAGTAAAAGTTGTGTTTTAGTGTCTGATGAGCCATTAAACACATAAATCTGTTGACTTCTTGGATTGTATTTTGTTGTCTAACCGGTGTCTTAaactagcctgggtaaaccctgacgaacttccggcaaatttgagatttgctctgcaagttaatctggcgaagagcccattgaaacccatttccaatgtccccaaaatcgaggcaccaatcacaaccgcttaggcaggctttacaccaatcacaaccgttgaggcgggctttacgcgacgacgagcagctttttgtttacattcaacatgacggctaccgaagcgcagcgtcacccagatcgttggtctgattggttggactatccaacgcgcccagaggcatttgagcggcgtccgttggtgacgcccctttggaaatgaactgtcaatgaaccttccccaagacccactctcagttacaactgagaagggtctggtgtcagccaggctgGTCTTAAACTAGACGCCACTACCAACGCAGCGCCAGGAAGTAATGAATGGGGACTTCTGCGACCTTAGtttgtttaatgtatttgtaGAATCTCTCTGACTGTCATGCTTGTCCCTGTAGGCTACTGAATGTACAGAGTGTTCCCCTCTCTGTGTACCTGTTTCCACGAGCAGTCGTCAGAGTCGGGGTCAAGAGTCACATGATCAGGTTTGAACTCCTGTATGACCTCTTGATTCTCGTCCAGCAGACTCGCGGACATTTGGTAGGTGCAGCCACAATCCGTCCTCCCGCAGTACCTGCGGGATGAGCCGACCATTAGTCAGTGGCACTAAGCACTTAGAGAAGGTGCATACATGCATGTAACTCTGTCTTACCAGTCTTCCACTGTAACGGGAGGCTGAGCGTCCAACTGTTCGCCAGAGAAATCCTCCGCTAACAAGTCAATCACCTGTCTCTTCAGACACAGCCTAGgacacacgtttttttttttcagaaagcaGGAGGATTTTGCATCAAAAATAAGTGGCTTTCCAATAAGTAATTCAATTATATTTTCCCCAGAATgtctttaacaaaaaacaaataatgatTATATGAAGCATAGTTTCCCCCACATCCTCTCACTAATAAATTAGAGTTTGTTGAATTAGAGTGATAGAATATATTTTCGTGTGGGCATTCTCTCCAGAAACTGGATGCAgaagttgtatgtgtttttctacatacagtatctcTCCCATTTGTTGATAGTTACGCATATTCCCAGACCTTTTTCCCATCTTTTTGTAGTTTGTACATATTCATCTTACATCTATTCTAAAATGGTATACATGTTTGTAGTTGGATTTTTGGACTAACTAACTAGTAGATACAGACTGCAGCTGTGTTGACCAGTGCATTGCATTTGTAGTATTTAAATACAGCCACATGACTATACATACAGTAATAAACACTCACTCAAAGGAGGTTACAAAGTATTTGGTCACTCCGTCGAGGCAGAAGTCGTGGCCACAGTCTCCCGGCATGTCCTCCACTTTCCACTGACTCCCACCGTTCTCTGTCAGCTCCCAGAAGTCCAGCTGTTCTGGGAGGGAAATGCACAGTCTCAGGCTGCCAATAGCAGTATTGCCTGCTTTCTACCATGTACACTATCAAGTTTTTACTGAGTCAAGTTCAATTACAAGAGCAGGTTTAGATAAGTTTGACCAACAACAAAAGGAAGTGGTACTTTGACAAAACACAAGACCCATTTACTGGCTTTGtttgaagaatcaacaacatcTCAAGGGGctgctgatgaagaccatgAGATACAGTtaacattctgggatagggggaaaaaaaactctgggttgtttgtatttctttagtctcgttttgccagaccttcctccacagcgctgcgaaggaaggtctggctagtccacacagcattctgggattggTGAAATatttgctctggtttattggcatttctttaaaccaatcacaatcgtcttgagcGGTCTAAACGGGACAGAGCCATGACCCTGCtgaatagcctcgggaaggaacttgttttggtggaacgtatATGCGTTCAAacgttttagtcgtgcaacagaaaactctgattggacagatttaccctgcagagatctgaggagcagttaacatagtcccacaaatccaccagagtttaaaatccaacacaaagaaactaGGTAACGAACCCAAAGATGTGgctctttaaaccaatcacaatcgtcttgggcggcgcttaGCCCATGGAATCTTTAAAAACGTTATTATTATATTCCTTGGCTAAGCCCCAGATGCATCAACGGTGCCCTAGTAAAATAGATAGCTGAAGCTGCACTGCACATCTGGTTAACCACACTACATAGTTGCAGATCCTCTATGAAGAAAATGACCTCTTACCTTCCCCGCTGGGATTCTTTAGCAGGTTGTTGACCATGATTACAGCTTATACAGAGTAGGCAGGGcctgcacaggagaaacaggaaacacaaaCTCAGATCAATATTTGTCTGTGCTGCAGTTTCAATCGGGCTGCCCGGATCCCATCCAACCTGCCCGAATCAGACACTGATTTTTGTTCCAAACTGCATCGGCGTCCTCTCCAGACGTATGCTGCCATATCCTCATGTTATTGTcccaaacacgcacacacattcaagGATCGATTGACTGCTTTAGACTGACTGCATTGTTTGTGATCTTAAGTAGAACTTTAAATATATTTCTTTAGacacaaatatgtaaatatgtaagtACCGAGAGACACGGTGTTGGGTCCACCAGTATTGAAaaggttaaaaacaaaaacagcccaTATGAAGGTGGACCCAGGTCATCTCCGCAGATTCCAAACACTAATACCCTATCTGCTGACTCACAGCACAACAGATGGGCGAAAAGCCACCCTCTTTACATGCTGAATAGAAGCTATCACAGAGGATCAACCCGTCATCAAACAGACATCAAGTCAGCAGGAAAACAACCTGGGATTGCATGTTGCCGACTGTACAAATCAGTGGTTCAAGGGCCTGTTTTAGGACAGTTTTGAAGGTGTCCCGATGCCCGAGTGACACTAAAATGTATAGGAATGACTAGTAATATACTATTTTAACTTTTTCTAACCACTATTGACTACTGTACATAACAGATCAGAAAGCCCAAAACATTCCTtgtaattcttttttatttattttttgataaGAAACCTGTCGACCAGGCTTGTGGAGACAGGTGAGCTTAGTCGACAGGTTTCTTATCCATTGCCAGGCTACCACGTGACTGTCGGGAAGAACAGGATCAGGCAATTTCTCAGCCATCTATTATTACTCACTCAAATAtgatctctctctgtcagacAGGATTTGAATTTTCTTCAAGAGGTGTGTACGACTGCATGAACGTAGACTGAGAGAGGTTTCTTGTTATCCTCATTGAGTGGATTACAAGCTGTACTGCAGTTAATCTTTGTTCTCTAGTGGAAATGGGTACTACCTGCCTGTTTGTTCAGAgtttgtaacattaaaataagtcacaacacaaacaatgttaACTATGTGTTTGGCTGTTTGTAAGAGATGCACAGAGAACAGAAAATACTTTATTCTACCAGATTTGTATGCATTAAACCACACTTTTCCTGCATTTCGCAGCTCACTGAGGCTCCACACAAAAACAGCTGAGTCATCTGCCCCTGCAGACTCAAAGGCATATGCATAAACAATGCAGAACATGCACCAGATGTCATTCTCAACTCTAAATGACACGCTCTGCTCGGTCTAAACACGTAAGACAGCGAATGTGTTACTCACAGCCAGGGGAAGGCGAGTGCAGTCTTCTgttttgtctgtctctttctctcactaaACTTGAGCTCTTCTGCAGGGTACCTCCCTCGTCACTGTGTGGTTTATATAGCcaggaagcacacacacacacacacatgcagtgagagagagagagaggggagggagggaaaggaggaggagagacataAAACACCCAATCTGCAGGTTGGGAAAGCATCCATCCAGCAgaaccacacacgcacacactcagcACAAATGTCAGTTAGAGCAAACCCATCAATACCAACAGTGGAATAAAACATCCATGCTCTTCTTTAAAGGTCAGAGTTTATGTTGCACAAGTTAACAAAAGGAATAAATACAAACGAATACAGTAGAAAGATGTCAAATGCACAGGGAGGGGTTTAGGAGATGGGTTAAGGGCCAATACCTAAATCTAAAACAAATGCATGAAACAATATCAAAAAAGGTACATCAGTCCAACCTTTCCAGGTCATGCAGAAGGTtacaaaaagcgacaaaaagtgacagaaacgtTGAAAAAATGCCTTTGTATCCTCCTAACGACAACAAAATATGGCAACAGATAGtaacaataacaaacaaataTACCATTAGTTACTGTATTTGCCTCGTTGCACTGCCTGGGCATCTAATCtcacttgtttttttattgacgAGGTAAACGATGAAGTGTGTATGCATGACACCAATCCTAGAATTTCACTTTCACGTTCTTTCTGAACACACTTTCAAGGTGTGACAACAACTCACCCTTTTTCATTCTTACTGCTACATTGAGTTTTAAATTTGCATTGCTCCGAGCCGAGTTCTGCTCACATTGCAATTGGTCTCTCTTTTTTGAATTCTATGCAAAGCATGGAAAGGTACACAATCTAGACCAGTTAAAAAACAGCTACAGTTCATAGAAGTCTAGGATTGATCGTCAAGAATGGAAATCACTTAATGCTGCCTATGCATATACAGGACATGTTGAAAGTCTAATCAAATCAAGATTCAGATCAAGCTTTATTTGTCATTGCATGAATACAGTGTATTAACACAACGGAATTCAAGGTGCCACTCCAGATCAGTTTAACACTCACCCACCCACATATACAGCACATGTATTATGGGATACAGACAACTGACTGACACCCTCCCATCCCTCCCTGACAACACACACCCTCCCGCACACATATGTGTAAGACAGCAGCAGGTTTCAGCATATGAAAGAAAGTTCACAAATGAAATAATGTCCAGGGGTAGTGTGGTTGGTCATGACAGGGGATGGGGGATGGGTTGGGGTGGGAAATGGCCATTATTGCACAGGGTTATTGTTTGTTCAGTGAACGTATGGCCCAGGGGAGAAAGCTGTTTGTTAGTCTGGCGCGCGTGCTTTCATTGACCTATACGCGTGCCACAGGGAAGCAGAAAAATGTAAAGATGGATACAGTAACATAACTTTGTTGGTGTCTTGTGTTGATTTAACAATCATATTCTACTGCTTCAGTAGACCCTAAAGGTGTACATACGCACCAggcagaatatatttacagtacTGTGATATTAAAACAATGCTATTTACTTGCACTGAAATCACCCTTAACCATGTATCAGTGTTCTCTGAATGTCACATCTTGCATCTGGGTCATATTCATTACTCGCAGCCACCCTAAAGCTATAGTGTaagtttctgaacatagccatactgagaaatacagagagagttgtgtggagcaactcatttggcaacggcttgaaggtaacagacgttcatgaatataaaaagttaagcactaaagctttaaaatactGATATTTGTGATGGGGCAAGTAACACATATCACCTGCAGAGGGAAGTCATGGACCACCAAAACATGTGGCTGAGTGGTGTAATGCAGTTTTTGCAGTCAACTGATAAATGCACATATGAAATGCAAagatattataataattattattacattataacATTATCTCAAAAACCCGAGATAAGAAAATCTGGGGTGTTCATTTTAGACTATTATACTTGTGGTGAAGATCCCTATTTTCTCTTACATTGGGACTTACTTACCTatcttcctttcctctcctttcttcaTCACTGATTGGTTTTGTGCTTCCAGCGGTCACCCCTAATTACCTGATTGAGTTCACGTGGTCACTCCTTATTTGAGACACTCAAGGTTTTCACCTTCACATGGGGCGGCTGCTGATTCGCCagcccttgtgtgtttttggttgTCCTTACCATTTTTGAGTGGAAATAAATCTTGGTTAATTGGACTGACGTCTCCGGGCTCATGCATTCTAACCAACACCAATCTCAGAAATTGAAGCCTcctccttaacccttgtgttatcTTCCATTGGACCACGCACTTGtcgtcctcccgggtcaaaactgcacattttcacgtttttgtctcttttttttaaccttttggtgcttttttcaatgtttaagGCCCCCCCGTTTTACACTTCCTACTACCATGTATGAACACCACTAACACattactagttttacacttatttttggaatgcatggtcaataaaccttatttataggaaattatacctaatccttgagataaaaaaaaaattccgaaATCATtcggaataataataaaggtaggataatcacagaagggTATATGTCAACGTTCAGTATGGGTACTGTTTCGAAACATTTTGAGTTTCTTTCAAAATGCTAAAAAATtgaacaaaatacaacacaaaattcaatgaaagtagagatgcGATCTTTTGTCGTACTTGCGATGCgcgttgtatggaatcatctgcattatttttgggtaattacAATTAGGCAgtaacaaagaaacccatatttctgatatagacctTTAGAAAACGGGTGAAAACGGGTGAAAACGGGTGAAAACAATACTGTTGTTTAATGGCAACTGGTGACAAATATCCAGTCCAAAAATCTACATGATGAAACTGAATCGTTTCCTAATAGTTATTGCACTTTTCACTTCCATGACATGAACATACTCATGACTAACACATCCAAACATTTTGGGTGGGTATACAAAATTAGGTTTTATTCTGGGCCACAACACCAATGGGTCATAACTCATTACAACATACAAAAAATACCTCCCAATATGGGAGAGGAATAAGTCAAGTTAAACATCGCAGTTTCATCAAGATTGTCCTGCAGACAGTACAGTTCAACATTCAACAACCAAGGAGAGGAGAAACACGGTGCCATAAATAAAGAGTGGTGTGTAAACCATACGAAGGCAGGCATTTCAAGAAATATCAAACACTGGGATTGCAAACATGAGTTAAAACACACCTTTTAGGAATGAAGAAATACTGTAGCGTTAGTGCCTTTTGTTGGAGGTGCATTCTTTTCCTGTACTGATTTGGGCTGTGAAGTTCTAATCTCGTCCTGGTCAACACATTGAGTATTGATTATTTTCCAACTGACCATTTTCCCACAAAGACGAGCTTCATAAACCTTGCTCTGATTATACAAATGTATGATTTCCAAAACAGCAGTGCATATTTAACTGCATGACAATTGTAGTCTTTCCTGCTTTGGCATTTTAGTGCAGGTCCAGTGATACAGCACCCATAACTGTCCCTTCATAACTGGGTTGCCTGCTTATCATTAGCAAGTTTCCTCTTTTGTTTGGGAATGTGACGATATTTCCAGTTCTTTGGAACAGCTGCAGGGGAGGCTCCTTCTCGGCTCTAAGCTTCAGAGGACGCCTGGGGTTTGAGCTGGGCCTTCTCCATAGTTGTACCGTACGGATCTGACCTTTTGAAGAAGCCCATCTGGAGGGACACATGGAGAGAGGAAGATGAGATACAAATGAATCTGACACAAAGTCTGGACTGTAAGGGCTGGGGGTGTATCCGTGGAAATGAATACACACACTTGTTTATAGTACAATTTGTACAGTTTTCTGTTTGGCCTTCAGAAGAAAAATCTGAGCATGGCTGGGTTATGATATAAAAAGTTGGTTTCAGTCACACACATTGTACGATCACATCCAAAAAGTACCCCTAGGCCTTGTGACACCATCATAGACAGAAGAAGAAGTGTGTTGCTTCCATATTTAACTCTTTTTAagctaaaacatattttatagaGAAATTGTTAAATATCCCATATCGCAAGTACAAGTGTGAGACAATGGGCCCCTTGGCACAAACATGTTAAAGGTCCACCGGCCATGCTAAATAGGAGCAAGACACCCCCATTTAAACGGTACCTGAGATGTTCGGATATTACATTTGAACACATGCCAGCCAGTCAGAAACGGTTATTTTCTTGTATAAGCTGTGTTATGTATCGGCTTGTTACCTTGTATAGTAGATATATGAGCAGGGAGAGTAATAGCAGCCCAGCTAGAATAGCCAGGATGATGATCCACACTGGAACAGGGAACGGATTGTCCGGCTTGTTCCACATCACTGCTGTCACCACCTGAACAACAGGAAACCACAGCATTCAGATGAGCCTCTGCAGACTTGTACGCAGCTTTGTAAATACGAACAAATCTGCCCAATAAAACTTCTGATTAAGTCACCTTTTTGGATCCTGATGGCTTGAATTTGGGAGGAATAGAATAAGGCATCCTGTCCACCTTGTACTCAATAGAGCACTCCAGAACATACTGCTTATAGGCCCTCTGTGGACAAACAGAAAACTGTTTAATAAGGGCTGGACTAATAGGCTTGAATGCTGCCAATATCTGATATATTTTGTGTCACTTCTCAGTATCTCATGGTAAAAATGTACCCGTATCAAGCAGATCAGACCAGAGTCACTGATTCAACCCACATtttgaaaaacataaaatagaATTCAGACTTTAAAACACTACTGAAACTAGGAAACCCAGAATGCTACTTATGCAACAATGTACAGGTGAGTTCAGTGTGATACCTTCCCTGACACAATGGTAGAACTACAGTGTATAATTTATCAGTTATTCCAAATATATCTAAGGCCCCATACTGTTGACTACAAACTAATTCTACCCAGGAAGATGCCAGTTAACTAAAACTGATATCTTTGGGAAACCATTTTGTCCTTGTTAAATGGTTGAAGACAGTCAGTGGGCATGCTGTATTGTTTGCTTgtattttaacaaataaaatatactaTGAAAATGGGTATATAATGTTGTATACTGTATAGAATTTGCATGTATGGAGTGGACACACATCTGTAATTGGTGTTTGATGATCTGCCCGACAGAGGGCAATATGAACACATGATTGTCTGACTTCATGGTTCTTTTCTGATCCAGTCTGGGATTTCCTCTTGGATTTCGTTTCCTGTACTTAACAGATTACAGATGAACAACCGTGCTGCACTGTAGAGCAGTGTGTCCTGTAGTTGTACCTCGATGAAGGTTTCAGCCCACAGTCTGGAGCGTAAACTCAGGATAACGCTGGCACCTCTCTCCAGCAGCCCAACATTACACTGCAGTTGCCAGCACTCCACTGTAGAGCACGTCTAAGAAGGGACAGAGCCACAgtcaaacacacagcacacagctaAAACTTATGATTGGATTGGCTGATATTGGCCTAGAAGTCTCCAACCACAATGATTTGTTACCGAatgataaaatatgaaataattatattttatgaTTGACATGTTTTGAGTGTTTATTTTGCATATTAGGCTCTGGTTGCAACCTTGGAGTCTGTCAACAATTTACCCCTTTAGGTTaatactagtctatatccacgacgttccactttcgggattgctccggtgccggattcagccggatgtctgttaccttccattttctttgtgttgatggatttctgaggactatggttaactgctcctcagatctctgcagggtaaatctaaatcaacttttgaatgtacacattttccaccaaaacaagttccttgccgaggctattttgcagaggcgctgcTGCTCCGTACGGTGCTTAGCGCCCCCCaacacaattgtgattggtttgaagaaatgccaattaaccagagcacgttcATCTCCCAtctcagaatgctgtgtggactagccagaccctcctccgcagcgctgtggaggaaggcctggCAATGCGAGGTTAATactaattcaaaagtaatttcaGCACTTAAACAAACATTCAACTTCCAAACAGTGAAGCATTGATGTTTGAAAAAACATCGTCAACATATGGTTAGATTTAAAGATGGTTCATTTGAATAACATAACAGATTAGCTGTCAAACATTACAGTCAGTGACGCAAGCCGCACAAAAGCAACCCAGTAAATCACCAAACTAATTAACTTCCTCTCACAAACAATTACAGCAAGCAGCAGGAGATGTTGACCAGAACTCATTATATCTATTTCCATTTCCTCTGTTGAAAGAGAAAATCTCATTATAATTCAAATCTTTTTCAAGTTCAGGGGCCAGTGCTACTGTACCCCTTCCTACAATCTGATTGGACTAGTTTGGTTTGAATGCACTACATGAATGTGAAAAGCTCACACAGGagactgaaaaaaaagacacaatacACTTCAGTAAAGAGCCACACACTAATGAAAACATTCTCCCATCAGAAACCTTATGGGGCTGAACACGCAACACGAGAGCCATTGACTCAATTTaagaaggaaagagaaagagaaaaacaaacacttcCTGTGGTCTTCATGGGTCACATGGAGCCAACTCTTCTACGTGGATGAGGAACAACTGTTCTCAGGAAGGAACGGTAAATCTTCAAATTCTGCCAGTTTACATTTCTGAATTGGCTAGGTCATCAAGTGAAAAGACAGCTCAAAAAATACTGCAGTTTTTGAGTTGCTGGAAAACACATGGTTGCCTTAGCTATGGCTAACAGTTTCACCTTGCTCCAAGTctgtgtgctaagctaggctaaacacaaCAATTTGTGgactagagctgtaatcgggccttaaaagttctcacagctcttttgccttttgtcaagaatgagtcatttatacatgttttaacataatttattaaTGACTAACGTAGGCTATCGTCCacgttggaacaaagaaataaaataagtcctccagaggccagcctccgtttcccctcctcagcatccattttcggGCTAATTTATAACGCATCACCTGAcctgatgctaacaagccatcacctgccgttagcattccattgactgccattcatcactttgacagcgaataactttacatctgaagcgtttaaagactctatttgtccactgtttatttctaaagaaagaCGAAAATGTATAAAAGCCTCTGTAGCCCGAGCCTTatctctgcttgaggctgcaTTAGCAGATTACAGCACAACACCTGAATCTCTAACTGAACTGGCGGCAGTCaaattgcattgtgggtaatgtagggaACAGGTTTTGTACAATGCTGTATCAGTGGAGTATTCTTTTGTCGAAAAGTATATtatgtataatgtgtgtgtgcacacctgTAAATGAACTGGGCCAGCTTTAAAACGACTTGGCAAAAAACATATCGTCGCTGTTGGGTGACAACCTTGTATGTCCACAACCAGGAAATGAAAATAGGCTAATTTGAAAACATCTGATTGAGCTTTTTACCTCAGACGAAGTCTTTTTTAAACCGCCTCACCACGGTTTAAAAAATAAGGGAGATACAAGGTTTTTGCCAGACAGCTAAGATattgtcttttatttctttccATGTTGTCTCACCAGGTTTCCTTGTTCAGCCAGGAGATCTCTGTACACCTCCCTCCTCCGGATGTGGTGCTCAGTGCCGGATTTCAGTGACGTGATCCCCTCTGCTGCTGCAGACTGGAGCTGTATACATAAGAGACATAGACAGAGTCATTAACAAACACAATCAAATGTTTAAGGCCAAGAATAGACCAAGGGTAATGATCTCACCAtggtagtctcgctttgtcagaccttcctccacgatgctgcggaggaaggtctggctagtccacacagcattccgggatgggagaaaaacgtgctctggtttattggcatttcttataccaatcacaatcgtcacggGCGGCGCTGAGCGCGGTACGGAGCCCCgtaatagtctcaggaaggaacttgttttgatggaacatgtgtacgttcaaaagttgttttagtcgtgcaacagcaaactcagattggacagatagtctagctagctgtctggatttaccctgcagagatctgaggagcagttaaccatagtcctcacaaatccaccggaggttagaacgccaacacagagaaagcggacatccggccga
Encoded proteins:
- the LOC120556673 gene encoding F-box only protein 2-like, whose product is MVNNLLKNPSGEEQLDFWELTENGGSQWKVEDMPGDCGHDFCLDGVTKYFVTSFELCLKRQVIDLLAEDFSGEQLDAQPPVTVEDWYCGRTDCGCTYQMSASLLDENQEVIQEFKPDHVTLDPDSDDCSWKQIKHTFSDYGPGLRFITFEHGGQDTKFWDGWFGVRVTGSSVTVEV